One genomic region from Xenopus laevis strain J_2021 chromosome 2L, Xenopus_laevis_v10.1, whole genome shotgun sequence encodes:
- the spryd3.L gene encoding SPRY domain containing 3 L homeolog isoform X1: MDDLNLHYRFLNWRRRIREIREVRAVRYQERTKHIAVDGDTLSYHGNSGEVGCYVAPRPLSKDNHYFEVSIVDRGVRGTIAVGLVPQYYSLDHQPGWLPDSVAYHADDGKLYSGRTKGRQFGTKCSSGDKIGCGIEPSSFHVQTAQIFFTKNGKRVGSTVMPLSPDGLFPAVGMHSLGEEVRLHLNAELGSEEDDSIMMVDSYEDEWGRLHDVRVSGTLLEYVGNGKSIIDVGLAQARRRLSTRSHYFEVEIVDPGEKCYIALGLARKDYPKNRHPGWSRGSVAYHADDGKIFHGSGVGDPFGPRCYKGDIMGCGIMFPRDYILDSEGESDDSCDMKEMRHPPRGVRNVMYLQREQQQEEDWEEEEEEEEEIDREHEGKKVMVFFTRNGKIIGKKESVLPHGGFYPTIGMLSSGEKVKVDLHPLSG; this comes from the exons ATGGATGACTTGAACCTTCACTACCGATTCCTGAATTGGAGGCGACGAATTCGTGAAATTCGTGAGGTGCGAGCTGTACGCTACCAAGAGAGGACCAAGCACATTGCTGTTGACGGGGATACCCTCAG TTACCACGGGAATTCAGGGGAGGTTGGCTGCTACGTCGCTCCACGCCCTCTCAGCAAAGATAACCATTACTTTGAG GTGTCTATTGTAGACCGTGGTGTTCGTGGGACTATAGCTGTGGGCTTAGTGCCACAATATTACAGCCTGGACCACCAGCCAGGATGGTTGCCAGACTCTGTAGCATACCACGCGGATGATGGCAA GCTATACAGTGGGCGGACAAAGGGGAGACAATTTGGAACCAAGTGCAGTTCTGGCGACAAAATCGGCTGTGGTATCGAGCCCAGTTCCTTCCACGTACAGACTGCTCAAATATTCTTCACTAAAAATGGAAAGCGG GTCGGCAGCACTGTGATGCCTTTGTCCCCAGATGGTCTGTTCCCAGCAGTTGGGATGCACTCGCTTGGTGAGGAAGTGCGGCTTCATCTGAATGCAGAGCTTGGTAGTGAGGAGGATGACAGCATAATGATGGTGGACAGCTATGAGGATGAATGGGGAAGGCTACATGATGTGAGAGTGTCTGGCACA CTCCTGGAATATGTGGGAAATGGTAAAAGCATCATTGATGTGGGCTTGGCACAAGCCCGCCGCCGTCTCAGCACTCGTAGCCATTACTTTGAAGTGGAGATTGTTGACCctggggaaaaatgttacatAGCACTTGGCCTGGCCAGAAAG gattacCCCAAAAACAGGCATCCAGGTTGGAGCCGTGGTTCTGTTGCTTATCATGCAG ATGATGGGAAGATATTTCATGGCAGTGGTGTAGGAGATCCCTTTGGGCCTCGCTGCTACAAGGGAGACATTATGGGCTGTGGAATCATGTTTCCCCGGGATTATATACTTGATAGTGAAG GAGAGAGTGATGACAGCTGTGACATGAAGGAGATGAGGCATCCGCCACGAGGAGTAAGGAATGTAATGTATCTGCAACGAGAGCAGCAACAGGAGGAGGAttgggaggaagaggaggaagaagaagaggaaattgaCAGAGAGCATGAAGGCAAAAAAGTAATG GTTTTCTTCACAAGGAATggaaaaataattggaaaaaaggaATCGGTGCTGCCTCATGGCGGCTTCTACCCAACAATAGGAATGCTGAGCAGTGGGGAGAAAGTGAAAGTCGACCTTCATCCCTTGAGTGGGTGA
- the spryd3.L gene encoding SPRY domain containing 3 L homeolog isoform X2, which produces MDDLNLHYRFLNWRRRIREIREVRAVRYQERTKHIAVDGDTLSYHGNSGEVGCYVAPRPLSKDNHYFEVSIVDRGVRGTIAVGLVPQYYSLDHQPGWLPDSVAYHADDGKLYSGRTKGRQFGTKCSSGDKIGCGIEPSSFHVQTAQIFFTKNGKRVGSTVMPLSPDGLFPAVGMHSLGEEVRLHLNAELGSEEDDSIMMVDSYEDEWGRLHDVRVSGTLLEYVGNGKSIIDVGLAQARRRLSTRSHYFEVEIVDPGEKCYIALGLARKDYPKNRHPGWSRGSVAYHADDGKIFHGSGVGDPFGPRCYKGDIMGCGIMFPRDYILDSEGESDDSCDMKEMRHPPRGVRNVMYLQREQQQEEDWEEEEEEEEEIDREHEGKKVMETCALLFQMHHNACV; this is translated from the exons ATGGATGACTTGAACCTTCACTACCGATTCCTGAATTGGAGGCGACGAATTCGTGAAATTCGTGAGGTGCGAGCTGTACGCTACCAAGAGAGGACCAAGCACATTGCTGTTGACGGGGATACCCTCAG TTACCACGGGAATTCAGGGGAGGTTGGCTGCTACGTCGCTCCACGCCCTCTCAGCAAAGATAACCATTACTTTGAG GTGTCTATTGTAGACCGTGGTGTTCGTGGGACTATAGCTGTGGGCTTAGTGCCACAATATTACAGCCTGGACCACCAGCCAGGATGGTTGCCAGACTCTGTAGCATACCACGCGGATGATGGCAA GCTATACAGTGGGCGGACAAAGGGGAGACAATTTGGAACCAAGTGCAGTTCTGGCGACAAAATCGGCTGTGGTATCGAGCCCAGTTCCTTCCACGTACAGACTGCTCAAATATTCTTCACTAAAAATGGAAAGCGG GTCGGCAGCACTGTGATGCCTTTGTCCCCAGATGGTCTGTTCCCAGCAGTTGGGATGCACTCGCTTGGTGAGGAAGTGCGGCTTCATCTGAATGCAGAGCTTGGTAGTGAGGAGGATGACAGCATAATGATGGTGGACAGCTATGAGGATGAATGGGGAAGGCTACATGATGTGAGAGTGTCTGGCACA CTCCTGGAATATGTGGGAAATGGTAAAAGCATCATTGATGTGGGCTTGGCACAAGCCCGCCGCCGTCTCAGCACTCGTAGCCATTACTTTGAAGTGGAGATTGTTGACCctggggaaaaatgttacatAGCACTTGGCCTGGCCAGAAAG gattacCCCAAAAACAGGCATCCAGGTTGGAGCCGTGGTTCTGTTGCTTATCATGCAG ATGATGGGAAGATATTTCATGGCAGTGGTGTAGGAGATCCCTTTGGGCCTCGCTGCTACAAGGGAGACATTATGGGCTGTGGAATCATGTTTCCCCGGGATTATATACTTGATAGTGAAG GAGAGAGTGATGACAGCTGTGACATGAAGGAGATGAGGCATCCGCCACGAGGAGTAAGGAATGTAATGTATCTGCAACGAGAGCAGCAACAGGAGGAGGAttgggaggaagaggaggaagaagaagaggaaattgaCAGAGAGCATGAAGGCAAAAAAGTAATG GAGACCTGTGCGCTCCTCTTCCAGATGCACCACAATGCCTGTGTATAA